One Mycobacteroides salmoniphilum DNA segment encodes these proteins:
- a CDS encoding TetR/AcrR family transcriptional regulator: MPGTGAINWPDVVATATAEDPANLPASDIRILDATVEVLGICGEQRLTVDMVADRAHMSRMTVFRRFGSKQNLIDTAYRREISRALRDITDYAGRTDTAARRAIAVATRMVENAARIPALQWIIRTQSDEIVRMWRDLEPPGQELGRAYISTQLQDPQLQDPLPTSDADFVADVLIRTVMSLVLVPDPAYHKANLAELEQYVQRVVERLLR; this comes from the coding sequence ATGCCAGGCACCGGTGCGATCAACTGGCCGGATGTCGTCGCCACCGCGACCGCGGAAGACCCGGCCAACCTTCCTGCTTCTGACATCCGGATCCTCGATGCGACAGTCGAGGTCCTCGGGATATGTGGAGAGCAGCGGCTGACCGTCGACATGGTTGCCGATCGCGCGCACATGTCACGGATGACGGTCTTTCGCCGCTTCGGCTCCAAGCAGAACCTGATCGACACCGCATACCGCCGTGAAATCAGCAGAGCCCTCCGCGATATCACCGACTACGCCGGCAGGACGGACACCGCTGCGCGGCGTGCGATCGCGGTAGCGACACGGATGGTGGAGAACGCCGCGCGAATTCCCGCCTTGCAGTGGATTATTCGAACTCAATCGGACGAAATTGTCAGGATGTGGCGCGATCTGGAGCCACCCGGACAAGAGCTCGGCCGCGCATACATATCCACGCAGCTTCAGGATCCACAGCTGCAAGATCCACTACCGACTTCGGACGCGGACTTTGTCGCAGATGTCCTGATACGAACCGTGATGTCACTCGTCCTCGTGCCTGATCCGGCCTATCACAAAGCCAATCTCGCCGAGCTGGAGCAATACGTCCAGCGCGTCGTGGAGCGCCTACTGCGTTAG
- a CDS encoding TetR/AcrR family transcriptional regulator translates to MARAQKCTVGVTDAVEETENQTSAGNPEGRRPRSLTRAEILDTAIGLVDRDGLDQLTMRRLGSACGVEAMALYRHVHGRQDLLGGIVDHLVEKLYDDQLAARRQEDGWQDYLVRLAHGVRAIAIEHPHLFPTLATRPPEAPWVRPPLRSMKWMETFLDTLISYGFDDRSAVTAYRAYTTFLLGQLLLEVSARGVSLSPVEDELPEKTLRSLSNYPNLQRMQKQLSEDHGATEFEEALESLLDRLEGNAPR, encoded by the coding sequence ATGGCCCGAGCCCAGAAATGCACAGTGGGAGTGACGGACGCAGTGGAAGAGACGGAAAACCAAACAAGTGCAGGTAACCCCGAGGGCCGCCGGCCGCGATCGCTGACTCGTGCTGAGATCCTCGATACCGCGATCGGGCTGGTGGACCGCGACGGGTTGGATCAGCTGACCATGAGGCGGCTAGGTTCCGCCTGTGGTGTCGAGGCGATGGCCTTGTACCGCCACGTCCACGGTCGCCAGGACCTGCTCGGCGGAATTGTCGATCATTTGGTCGAGAAGCTCTACGACGACCAACTCGCCGCGCGTCGGCAGGAAGATGGTTGGCAGGACTATCTCGTCAGACTTGCGCACGGAGTGCGGGCGATTGCGATCGAGCATCCGCATCTGTTCCCGACGTTGGCGACACGGCCACCGGAAGCTCCGTGGGTCCGGCCGCCACTGCGGAGCATGAAGTGGATGGAGACCTTCTTGGACACACTGATCTCCTACGGTTTTGATGATCGCAGTGCGGTGACCGCCTATCGCGCGTACACCACATTCCTGCTGGGCCAGCTCCTGCTGGAGGTGTCAGCGCGCGGAGTCTCGTTGAGCCCGGTGGAGGACGAGCTGCCAGAGAAGACTCTGCGGAGTTTGTCGAACTATCCGAATCTGCAACGTATGCAGAAGCAGCTCAGCGAGGACCACGGCGCGACAGAGTTCGAAGAGGCACTCGAATCGCTGCTCGATCGGCTTGAGGGCAACGCACCGCGCTAG
- a CDS encoding CsbD family protein encodes MSDDNRDSGIEAGIKGVVEDVKGKAKEAFGKLTDDESLEREGQAQQDKAEAQREVATKEAEAEKARAEAAVHQAREDAEK; translated from the coding sequence ATGAGCGATGACAACAGGGACAGCGGTATCGAGGCCGGAATCAAGGGCGTCGTCGAGGACGTCAAGGGCAAGGCCAAGGAGGCCTTCGGCAAGCTCACCGACGATGAGTCGCTAGAGCGCGAAGGCCAGGCGCAGCAGGACAAGGCCGAAGCTCAGCGCGAGGTAGCCACCAAGGAAGCCGAGGCAGAAAAGGCTCGCGCCGAGGCTGCCGTGCACCAGGCTCGCGAAGACGCCGAGAAGTAG
- a CDS encoding GlsB/YeaQ/YmgE family stress response membrane protein: MISPMAADVAASHLGFGIGWIGWIVIGGIAGWVASKIMGTDGQQGLLLNIVVGIVGGLLGGFLLNLLDVGTYGFGWVLTFVTALAGACILLFLVRLVSGRR; this comes from the coding sequence ATGATTTCACCTATGGCCGCCGATGTTGCGGCATCCCACCTTGGCTTTGGCATCGGCTGGATCGGATGGATCGTCATCGGCGGGATCGCCGGATGGGTGGCCAGCAAGATCATGGGCACCGACGGCCAGCAAGGGCTCCTGCTCAATATCGTGGTCGGGATCGTGGGTGGGCTGCTGGGCGGATTCCTCCTGAACCTGCTCGACGTCGGCACCTATGGCTTCGGCTGGGTTCTGACATTCGTCACCGCGCTGGCGGGCGCATGCATTCTCTTGTTCCTCGTGCGCCTCGTCAGCGGCCGACGATGA
- a CDS encoding DUF2469 domain-containing protein, which translates to MSAEDLEKYETEMELSLYREYKDIVGQFSYVVETERRFYLANSVEVIPRNTDSEVYFELRLSDAWVWDLFRPARFVKHVRVITFKDVNIEEVDKPELRLPE; encoded by the coding sequence ATGAGCGCTGAAGACCTCGAAAAGTACGAAACCGAGATGGAACTCTCGCTGTATCGCGAGTACAAGGACATCGTCGGGCAGTTCAGCTACGTGGTGGAGACCGAGCGACGGTTTTACCTGGCCAATAGCGTCGAGGTGATTCCGCGGAACACCGACTCCGAGGTGTACTTCGAGCTGCGGCTTTCCGATGCCTGGGTGTGGGACTTGTTCCGGCCGGCGCGCTTCGTCAAACACGTGCGCGTGATCACCTTCAAGGACGTCAATATCGAAGAGGTCGACAAGCCAGAGCTGCGTCTACCGGAGTAG
- a CDS encoding ribonuclease HII, with amino-acid sequence MTTSWPPRTVIRKASGLRTLELTLDRVGLGPVAGVDEAGRGACAGPLVIAACVLGSNQRKSLAALNDSKKLSEKMRETLFPLICRYAEAYHVVSVPAEEVDRIGVHVANIEGMRRAVAGLGRKPGYVLTDGFRVPGLPVPSLPVIGGDASAACIAAASVLAKVSRDRVMVAMDSDHPGYGFAVHKGYSTAVHTEALRRLGPSVQHRQSFVNVRNAAQGSSQGG; translated from the coding sequence ATGACTACCAGCTGGCCGCCACGCACGGTGATTCGCAAGGCATCCGGATTGCGCACCCTCGAATTGACGCTCGACAGAGTGGGTTTGGGGCCGGTCGCCGGTGTCGACGAGGCAGGACGCGGGGCCTGTGCGGGACCGTTGGTGATCGCCGCCTGCGTGCTGGGCTCAAACCAACGAAAAAGCCTTGCCGCGCTCAATGACTCGAAGAAACTCAGCGAGAAGATGCGCGAGACGTTGTTTCCCCTCATCTGCCGGTATGCCGAGGCGTATCACGTGGTGTCGGTGCCCGCAGAAGAGGTGGACCGCATCGGTGTGCATGTGGCCAACATTGAGGGAATGCGCCGCGCGGTCGCGGGTCTGGGCCGCAAGCCGGGATACGTGCTGACCGACGGATTCCGGGTGCCGGGATTGCCGGTGCCCTCTCTGCCCGTCATCGGCGGTGATGCCTCGGCGGCGTGCATCGCGGCGGCCAGTGTGTTGGCGAAGGTGAGCCGGGACCGGGTGATGGTGGCCATGGACTCCGATCACCCCGGGTACGGATTCGCGGTGCACAAGGGATACAGCACGGCCGTCCATACCGAGGCGTTGCGGCGTCTGGGACCGTCAGTTCAGCATCGACAGTCGTTTGTGAACGTGCGCAATGCGGCGCAAGGAAGTTCACAGGGGGGATAA
- the lepB gene encoding signal peptidase I, translated as MTAPVSGESGSSESSAQTTADTPEAESAVEASSAASSKDEDSGSGMLKEVGVLLLIALVLYCITQNFIARPYLIPSESMEPTLHGCRGCTGDRIMVDKVVFRFSDPEPGDVVVFKGPSEWNGNYRSIRSDNTAVRYLQNALSFVGVVPPDENDLVKRVIATGGQTVECRWDTGLTVDGKKLSEPYLDPETIGPGSDIDPTNACWSFQFGPVKVPEGKLWMMGDNRTHSGDSRAHCQSLERDARPGMDERQRVYCTGDPNIGTVPVDNVIGKARFIAWPPGRWGGVTSVNPQT; from the coding sequence GTGACAGCACCGGTGTCAGGGGAATCAGGCTCGTCCGAATCGTCCGCGCAGACCACCGCCGACACTCCCGAAGCCGAATCAGCCGTTGAGGCGTCATCCGCAGCATCGTCGAAGGACGAAGACAGCGGTTCGGGCATGCTCAAAGAGGTCGGCGTTCTGCTGCTGATCGCCCTGGTGCTCTACTGCATCACGCAGAACTTCATCGCCCGTCCGTACCTCATTCCGTCGGAGTCGATGGAGCCGACCTTGCACGGCTGCCGTGGTTGCACCGGCGACCGGATCATGGTCGACAAGGTGGTTTTCCGATTCTCGGATCCAGAGCCCGGTGACGTTGTGGTGTTCAAGGGCCCGTCCGAGTGGAACGGCAATTACCGTTCGATCCGGTCAGACAACACCGCCGTCCGATACCTGCAGAACGCCCTGTCCTTCGTCGGCGTGGTCCCCCCCGACGAGAACGACCTGGTGAAACGGGTCATCGCTACCGGTGGGCAGACCGTGGAATGCCGCTGGGACACGGGCCTGACGGTCGATGGCAAGAAGCTCAGCGAGCCGTATCTGGATCCGGAGACCATTGGTCCCGGGAGCGACATCGACCCCACCAACGCCTGCTGGAGTTTCCAGTTCGGCCCCGTCAAGGTGCCGGAAGGCAAGCTGTGGATGATGGGGGACAACCGGACGCACAGTGGCGACTCGCGCGCGCACTGCCAGAGCCTCGAACGCGATGCCAGGCCAGGGATGGATGAGCGTCAGCGGGTCTACTGCACCGGAGACCCGAACATCGGCACCGTGCCCGTGGATAACGTCATCGGCAAGGCGCGATTCATCGCCTGGCCGCCCGGACGGTGGGGCGGCGTCACATCGGTGAATCCCCAGACGTAG
- the rplS gene encoding 50S ribosomal protein L19: MNTLDFVDQASLRQDVPDFRPGDTVNVHVKVIEGSKERIQVFKGAVLRRTGGGVGATFTVRKESYGVGVERTFPVHSPNIDHVEIVTRGAVRRAKLYYLRELRGKKAKIKEKR, encoded by the coding sequence ATGAACACGTTGGACTTTGTCGATCAGGCGTCGCTGCGCCAGGATGTGCCTGACTTCCGTCCCGGTGACACCGTCAACGTGCACGTCAAGGTGATCGAGGGCTCCAAGGAGCGCATCCAGGTCTTCAAGGGTGCCGTGCTCCGCCGCACCGGTGGTGGCGTGGGTGCCACCTTCACTGTCCGCAAGGAGAGCTACGGCGTCGGCGTCGAGCGCACCTTCCCGGTGCACTCCCCGAACATCGACCACGTCGAGATCGTCACCCGTGGTGCGGTTCGTCGCGCCAAGCTGTACTACCTGCGTGAGCTGCGCGGCAAGAAGGCCAAGATCAAGGAGAAGCGCTGA
- the trmD gene encoding tRNA (guanosine(37)-N1)-methyltransferase TrmD gives MKIDVITIFPDYLQPVRQSLPGRAIDAGLVDVAVHDLRRWTHDVHKSVDDSPYGGGPGMVMKPTVWGDALDEICTPETLLVVPTPAGYPFTQEIARHWSTEEHLVIACGRYEGIDQRVADDAATRMRVREVSIGDYVLNGGESAALVIIEAVLRLVPGVLGNALSAQEDSHSDGLLEGPSYTRPPSWRGIDVPQVLLSGDHAKIAAWRAEQSRQRTAQRRPDLLGFDSSAGEHGGDGLS, from the coding sequence ATGAAGATAGACGTCATCACGATCTTCCCGGACTATCTGCAGCCAGTGCGGCAGTCCTTGCCGGGCAGGGCCATTGACGCAGGCCTGGTTGATGTCGCCGTGCACGATCTGCGGCGCTGGACACACGACGTGCACAAGTCGGTCGATGATTCGCCCTACGGCGGTGGACCCGGCATGGTGATGAAGCCGACGGTCTGGGGTGATGCCCTGGATGAAATCTGCACCCCGGAAACGCTTCTGGTGGTGCCGACGCCGGCCGGATATCCCTTCACGCAGGAGATAGCCCGGCACTGGTCCACCGAAGAGCATCTGGTGATCGCGTGTGGACGCTACGAGGGAATCGATCAGCGGGTTGCCGACGACGCCGCAACCCGGATGCGGGTGCGCGAGGTGTCGATCGGGGATTACGTGCTCAATGGCGGGGAGTCCGCGGCACTGGTGATCATCGAGGCGGTACTGCGGCTGGTTCCCGGTGTGCTGGGCAATGCGCTTTCCGCGCAAGAAGATTCACACTCAGACGGGCTTTTGGAAGGGCCGTCATACACCCGGCCGCCGAGTTGGCGGGGGATCGATGTACCGCAGGTGCTGCTCTCTGGTGACCACGCCAAGATTGCGGCCTGGCGGGCTGAACAGTCACGTCAGCGGACGGCGCAGCGCCGCCCTGACCTACTCGGCTTCGATTCGTCCGCCGGGGAACATGGCGGCGACGGCCTGAGTTAG
- the rimM gene encoding ribosome maturation factor RimM (Essential for efficient processing of 16S rRNA) has product MELVVGRIAKAHGVTGELAVEIRTDDPDERFAAGSVLNGRLPRGGGSREFVVESVREHSGRLLIRCTGISDRDAADALRGTLFTVNTADLPTIEDPDEFYDHQLEGLTVRTQDGTAIGTVSEVLHTPGGELLSVKPPSSDQQAEILVPFVSAIVTSISLADKVIEIDPPEGLLDLS; this is encoded by the coding sequence ATGGAGCTTGTGGTCGGGCGTATTGCCAAGGCGCACGGCGTTACCGGCGAATTAGCGGTAGAGATCCGCACCGATGATCCGGACGAACGTTTCGCCGCCGGTTCGGTGCTGAATGGTCGGCTGCCGCGTGGTGGTGGCAGCCGTGAGTTCGTCGTCGAATCGGTGCGTGAGCACAGCGGGCGGCTGCTGATCAGATGTACCGGGATATCCGATCGTGACGCAGCAGATGCGCTACGCGGCACCCTTTTCACGGTGAATACCGCCGATCTGCCGACGATCGAGGATCCCGACGAGTTCTACGACCACCAGCTCGAGGGGCTTACGGTGCGGACTCAGGACGGTACGGCCATAGGGACGGTTTCTGAGGTATTGCACACCCCTGGTGGTGAGCTCCTTTCGGTAAAGCCCCCGAGTAGTGACCAGCAGGCCGAGATTCTCGTGCCGTTTGTCTCCGCCATCGTGACGTCGATCTCCCTGGCGGACAAAGTGATCGAGATCGATCCGCCAGAAGGCCTGTTGGACCTGTCGTGA
- a CDS encoding RNA-binding protein, which translates to MSSVVVDAVEHLVRGIVDNPDDVRVDLVTNRRGRTVEVHVHPDDLGKVIGRGGRTATALRTLVAGVGGRGIRVDVVDTDR; encoded by the coding sequence ATGAGTTCTGTCGTGGTCGACGCCGTCGAGCATCTGGTACGAGGAATCGTCGATAACCCCGATGATGTCCGCGTTGACCTGGTGACGAATCGTCGCGGCCGCACGGTAGAGGTTCACGTCCACCCCGACGATCTCGGAAAGGTGATCGGTCGGGGCGGGCGTACCGCCACCGCGCTGCGCACCCTGGTCGCGGGTGTTGGTGGCCGCGGTATCCGGGTCGACGTGGTGGATACAGACCGGTAG
- the rpsP gene encoding 30S ribosomal protein S16, with protein MAVKIKLARLGKIRNPQYRIQVADARTRREGRAIEVIGRYHPKEEPSFIEIDSERAQHWLSVGAQPTDPVLALLKITGDWQKFKGLPGAEGTLKVKEPKPSKLELFNAALAEADGAPTGEAIQQKKKKATKKAEQDESAASAEAPAAEAAEAPAESADAASE; from the coding sequence ATGGCTGTCAAGATCAAGCTCGCCCGCCTCGGGAAGATCCGTAACCCGCAGTACCGCATCCAGGTCGCCGATGCGCGCACCCGCCGTGAAGGCCGCGCCATCGAGGTGATCGGCCGGTACCACCCGAAGGAAGAGCCCAGCTTCATCGAGATCGACTCCGAGCGTGCGCAGCACTGGCTGTCCGTCGGCGCGCAGCCGACCGACCCGGTGTTGGCGCTGCTGAAGATCACCGGTGACTGGCAGAAGTTCAAGGGCCTCCCCGGCGCCGAGGGCACCCTGAAGGTCAAGGAGCCCAAGCCCAGCAAGCTGGAGCTGTTCAACGCCGCCCTGGCCGAGGCCGACGGCGCCCCCACGGGTGAGGCCATTCAGCAGAAAAAGAAGAAGGCCACGAAGAAGGCGGAGCAGGACGAGTCCGCCGCGTCTGCCGAGGCTCCGGCCGCGGAAGCCGCCGAGGCTCCTGCCGAATCTGCTGACGCCGCAAGCGAATAG
- a CDS encoding nuclear transport factor 2 family protein: protein MTSAWTLDEVSDRLQIQQLLVDYATAIDTRQFDDLDEVFTNDAYIDYRAMGGIDGEYPDVKAWLAQVLPAFPMYAHMLGNISIRFDSEGGAERSSAVVRSLCFNPMVPGGDTEQVLFLGLWYDDAVVRTRHGWRLTRRVETKCFTRLV, encoded by the coding sequence ATGACATCCGCTTGGACCCTCGATGAAGTTTCCGACCGCCTGCAGATCCAGCAGCTCTTGGTCGACTACGCGACCGCGATCGACACCCGCCAGTTCGACGATCTGGACGAGGTGTTCACGAACGACGCATACATCGACTACCGAGCGATGGGTGGCATCGATGGGGAGTATCCGGACGTCAAGGCGTGGTTGGCGCAGGTGCTGCCCGCGTTCCCGATGTACGCACACATGCTGGGAAACATCTCGATCCGTTTCGACTCCGAAGGCGGCGCGGAGCGGTCCTCCGCGGTGGTACGCAGCTTGTGCTTCAACCCGATGGTTCCGGGCGGGGACACCGAACAGGTGCTTTTTCTTGGACTTTGGTACGACGACGCGGTGGTGCGGACACGGCACGGCTGGCGGCTGACGCGGCGCGTCGAGACGAAGTGCTTCACCAGGTTGGTCTAG
- a CDS encoding PaaI family thioesterase has product MPTRTEIITQFVPNSPLCQHLGIALTEVGNDRAVLNMPFAPQLATMGHTVHGGAIATLADTAAMAAAWADDVVPEKFGGSTASLTINYVAAADAADLTAVGQVLRRGKRLSHIEVTVSDATGRVVASALATYNFA; this is encoded by the coding sequence ATGCCCACTCGGACCGAAATCATCACGCAATTCGTCCCGAACTCCCCACTGTGTCAGCATCTCGGCATTGCCCTGACCGAAGTCGGTAACGATCGCGCGGTGCTGAACATGCCCTTCGCACCCCAGCTGGCAACCATGGGCCACACCGTGCACGGCGGCGCGATCGCGACCCTCGCCGACACCGCGGCCATGGCGGCGGCGTGGGCCGACGACGTGGTGCCCGAAAAGTTCGGCGGCTCAACGGCTTCGCTAACCATCAATTACGTCGCCGCCGCCGACGCCGCCGACCTCACCGCGGTGGGCCAGGTGCTCCGCCGCGGTAAACGGCTTTCCCATATCGAGGTCACCGTGTCCGATGCCACCGGCCGGGTGGTGGCATCGGCCTTGGCCACCTACAACTTCGCTTAG
- a CDS encoding LLM class flavin-dependent oxidoreductase, with the protein MQLGLDTFADVPAGMTNPEAIRAVVEEGVRADEVGVDIFAIGEHHRTEFVGESPEMMLAAIAARTERITLATAVTVLSTDDPVRVYQRFATLDGISNGRAEVVLGRGSFTDSFPLFGYDLADYDELFEEKFDLLAKLLPGDPVTWSGKLRSSLDGVNVFPKTADGLRAWVGVGGSPESVVRSVRYRIPMILAIIGGDPMRFEPYVDLYRRAQDQLGVTEPMPLGVHSPGHIAESDEEAIAQYWPGFRELRTTIGRERGWPPPRYEEYLAEVKSGSLYVGSPDTVAAKMVKTIRGLGADRFSLVYQASQPGLGMQNVELYGTEVIPRVRELLATAEVGAA; encoded by the coding sequence GTGCAGTTAGGTTTGGACACCTTCGCCGACGTCCCCGCGGGGATGACCAATCCGGAAGCGATCCGCGCCGTGGTGGAGGAAGGGGTGCGTGCCGACGAGGTTGGCGTCGACATCTTCGCCATCGGGGAGCACCACCGCACTGAATTCGTGGGGGAGTCCCCGGAGATGATGCTGGCCGCGATTGCCGCCCGTACCGAGCGGATCACCCTTGCGACCGCCGTCACGGTGCTCAGCACCGATGACCCGGTGCGGGTGTATCAGCGGTTCGCGACCCTCGACGGCATCTCGAATGGCCGTGCGGAGGTCGTGCTCGGTCGGGGATCGTTCACGGATTCCTTTCCGCTGTTCGGATACGACCTGGCCGACTATGACGAACTCTTCGAGGAGAAGTTTGATCTCTTGGCCAAGCTGCTGCCGGGGGATCCGGTGACCTGGTCAGGGAAGCTGCGATCGTCGTTGGACGGCGTGAATGTGTTCCCGAAAACAGCCGATGGTCTGCGGGCGTGGGTGGGGGTGGGCGGATCGCCGGAGTCGGTCGTTCGCAGCGTGCGGTATCGCATACCGATGATCCTGGCGATCATCGGCGGCGACCCCATGCGGTTCGAGCCCTATGTGGACCTCTACCGGCGTGCGCAGGATCAGCTTGGCGTCACCGAGCCCATGCCGTTGGGCGTTCACAGTCCCGGGCATATCGCCGAATCCGATGAGGAGGCGATCGCGCAGTACTGGCCGGGCTTCCGGGAATTGCGCACCACCATCGGGCGTGAGCGTGGCTGGCCGCCCCCGCGGTACGAGGAGTATCTGGCTGAGGTGAAGTCTGGCTCGCTCTATGTCGGTTCGCCCGACACCGTGGCGGCCAAGATGGTCAAGACCATTCGCGGTCTCGGTGCCGACCGATTCAGCCTGGTGTACCAGGCCTCGCAGCCAGGGCTGGGCATGCAGAACGTCGAGTTGTACGGCACCGAGGTCATCCCGCGTGTTCGAGAGCTGCTGGCCACCGCCGAGGTTGGAGCCGCCTAA
- a CDS encoding serine hydrolase, protein MSEPMSSLPPSLGYRVFAVLSALFLALTAPGLAHADTAAPPPEGPAQAWLVADLDSGQILAARDPYATHAPASTIKVLLALVALDELPLDATVVADAADSHAECNCVGIKAGQVYTTHDLLAGALLESGNDAANTLAHMLGGREVAVEKMNAKAAALGATGTHTASPSGLDAPGMDMRSTPHDLAVIFRAALANPVFAEITRQPAADFPGRVLHNQNELMYRYPGVIGGKTGFTDIARKTYVAAAERDGKRLVVVMMYGLVHEGGPTYWDQAASLFDWGFANDGQVTVGSL, encoded by the coding sequence GTGTCGGAGCCGATGTCTTCCTTGCCGCCATCCCTTGGTTATCGCGTATTCGCGGTGCTCAGCGCCCTGTTTCTCGCCCTCACGGCCCCCGGACTGGCCCACGCGGATACGGCTGCGCCGCCGCCTGAGGGTCCGGCGCAGGCGTGGTTGGTGGCAGATCTGGACTCCGGCCAGATCCTCGCCGCCCGCGATCCGTACGCGACCCATGCACCCGCGAGCACCATCAAGGTCCTCCTGGCCCTGGTGGCACTCGACGAGTTGCCCCTGGACGCCACCGTGGTCGCCGATGCCGCCGACTCCCATGCTGAATGCAACTGTGTCGGCATCAAGGCGGGACAGGTCTACACCACCCATGATCTGCTCGCAGGCGCGCTGCTGGAATCCGGTAACGACGCCGCCAACACGCTCGCCCACATGCTGGGCGGCCGCGAGGTGGCCGTCGAGAAGATGAATGCGAAAGCGGCGGCGCTCGGCGCGACCGGGACACACACCGCCTCCCCCTCCGGGCTCGACGCACCGGGCATGGACATGCGCTCTACCCCGCACGATCTGGCCGTGATTTTCCGTGCGGCACTGGCAAATCCGGTGTTCGCGGAGATCACCCGCCAGCCGGCCGCCGACTTCCCCGGTCGCGTCCTGCACAACCAGAACGAGCTGATGTATCGCTATCCGGGAGTGATCGGCGGTAAGACGGGCTTCACCGATATCGCCCGCAAGACCTACGTGGCGGCCGCCGAGCGCGACGGCAAGCGGCTCGTCGTGGTGATGATGTACGGCCTCGTGCACGAGGGCGGCCCGACGTACTGGGATCAGGCCGCCAGCCTGTTCGACTGGGGCTTCGCCAACGACGGCCAGGTCACCGTCGGTTCACTTTAA
- a CDS encoding amidohydrolase family protein, with translation MRLHLRGRTLPSEEQIDLWVHDGVISREPIAGADTVFDAGWLLPGLVDAHCHVGVGPHGPTSLEEAVAQAEAERDVGALLLRDAGSPVDTRGFDEREDLPRIIRAGRHLAKPKRYIPGLPIDIEDESQLPEAVALQARWGDGWVKLVGDWIDRSVGDLAPLWSDQILEQAIEAAHAHGARVTAHVFGEDALPGLIRAGIDCIEHGTGLTDDTIALMVEHGTALVPTVINMENFPGIADSAAKYPVYAQHMRDLYAGLHTTFGNAYDAGVPIYAGTDAGGGIAHGRISDEVAALTRIGMNPTDALGAASWRAREWLGRPRLEHGAPADLVGFHEDPRTGPHVLSRPDLIVLRGQVR, from the coding sequence ATGCGCTTGCACCTGCGGGGCCGCACTCTTCCGTCCGAAGAGCAGATCGATCTGTGGGTGCATGACGGCGTCATAAGCCGCGAACCGATCGCGGGGGCCGACACCGTCTTCGACGCCGGGTGGCTGCTGCCCGGACTTGTCGACGCGCACTGTCACGTCGGTGTCGGGCCGCACGGTCCTACCTCGCTGGAAGAGGCGGTCGCGCAGGCCGAAGCCGAGCGTGACGTGGGCGCACTGTTGTTGCGTGACGCCGGATCCCCGGTGGATACCCGCGGTTTCGACGAGCGAGAAGACCTGCCGCGCATCATCCGCGCGGGCAGGCACCTGGCCAAGCCCAAGCGCTACATCCCCGGATTGCCCATCGATATCGAGGACGAATCGCAGCTTCCGGAAGCCGTGGCCCTACAAGCGCGTTGGGGCGATGGCTGGGTGAAGTTGGTGGGGGACTGGATCGATCGCTCCGTGGGCGACCTGGCGCCACTGTGGTCGGACCAGATTCTCGAACAGGCCATTGAGGCCGCGCATGCCCATGGCGCGCGTGTCACCGCGCATGTCTTCGGCGAGGACGCGCTGCCCGGTTTGATTCGCGCCGGGATCGACTGCATCGAGCACGGCACCGGCCTCACCGATGACACCATCGCCCTGATGGTCGAGCACGGCACCGCGCTCGTTCCGACCGTCATCAACATGGAGAACTTTCCCGGAATCGCCGACTCCGCCGCGAAGTACCCGGTCTACGCCCAACACATGCGCGACCTGTACGCGGGTCTGCACACGACCTTCGGGAACGCCTATGACGCCGGAGTTCCGATCTATGCGGGCACCGATGCCGGCGGCGGTATTGCACACGGGCGCATCTCCGACGAGGTCGCCGCGCTCACGCGCATTGGCATGAACCCCACCGATGCGCTGGGTGCCGCGTCGTGGCGGGCCCGGGAATGGCTGGGGCGGCCGCGTCTGGAGCACGGCGCACCCGCCGATCTCGTCGGATTTCACGAAGACCCGCGCACCGGTCCACATGTGCTGTCGCGGCCGGACCTCATCGTGCTACGCGGTCAGGTCAGATAG